Proteins found in one Lycium ferocissimum isolate CSIRO_LF1 chromosome 6, AGI_CSIRO_Lferr_CH_V1, whole genome shotgun sequence genomic segment:
- the LOC132060516 gene encoding uncharacterized protein LOC132060516, which yields MATEELTETKEWHVVKNWRNAQKEKERERRRIRDRLRRQTMSNEEREKHLARRRRNYQLRRQKVLNNSFSSSQNYDSTTSAGYSNEEENQANVPVSGLEVQLSDATFHPEFGSSQEEPADASSALQQGVEERRYKVQRNPNILPLYQIRHLARLLNSLSSDNQGIGTSLMSKDNITTESRSRRGIRLIDVKRLARALNAN from the exons ATGGCTACTGAAGAGTTGACTGAAACTAAAGAATGGCACGTCGTAAAGAACTGGCGGAATGcacagaaagaaaaagagagagaacgTCGTCGAATTCGCGATAGATTGAGAAGGCAAACAATGAGCAACGAGGAGAGGGAAAAACATTTAGCTAGACGTCGAAGAAACTACCAATTGAGAAGACAAAAAGTGTTGAACAATTCAttttcgtcttctcaaaattaTGATAGTACTACTAGTGCAG GATACTCtaatgaagaagaaaatcaaGCAAATGTCCCTGTTTCAGGACTTGAGGTTCAATTATCTGATGCTACATTTCATCCTGAATTCGGTAGCTCACAAGAAGAACCAGCTGATGCATCAAGTGCATTGCAACAAG GAGTTGAAGAAAGGAGGTATAAAGTGCAGAGGAATCCAAATATTCTGCCTTTATATCAAATAAGACATCTTGCTAGATTATTGAATTCTCTTTCAAGTGACAATCAAGGCATTGGGACCAGTTTGATGTCAAAGGACAATATTACTACAGAGA GTAGATCGCGACGGGGCATAAGGTTAATTGATGTTAAACGTCTGGCTCGAGCGCTTAATGCAAATTGA
- the LOC132058790 gene encoding thymidine kinase a-like: protein MLRLSRMKSLISPVLSRPNTIPLSFCFHFQEPIFVCRKYGVLLSTFKNPSYVKKVNPISKVSSFRCCSTVQNHSQINVLHSDDSGSGEVHVIVGPMFAGKTTTLLKRIKTERSNGRSVAIIKSDKDTRYGLDSIVTHDGDRLPCWPLANLSSFKQRCGSEAYSKLEVIGIDEAQFFEDLYDFCTEVADHDGKIVIVAGLDGDYLRRSFGSVLDIIPIADTVTKLNARCELCGKRASFTLRKTEETRTELIAGAEVYMPVCRKHYVSGQVVKEATRSVLESQKVECSSIL, encoded by the exons ATGTTAAGATTATCAAGAATGAAATCACTTATTTCCCCAGTACTTTCAAGACCCAATACCATTCCTTTATCTTTCTGTTTTCATTTTCAAGAACCCATTTTTGTGTGTAGGAAATATGGGGTGCTTCTTAGTACTTTCAAGAACCCTAGTTATGTTAAAAAAGTAAACCCCATAAGTAAAGTTTCTTCTTTTAGATGTTGTTCTACTGttcaaaaccatagtcaaattaATGTCTTGCATAGTGATGATTCAGGTTCTGGTGAGGTTCATGTTATTGTGGGTCCTATGTTTGCTGGAAAAACTACTACTCTTTTGAAGAGGATAAAAACTGAAAGAAGCAATGGCAG AAGTGTAGCAATTATAAAATCGGACAAggatacaagatatgggttggATTCCATTGTGACACATGATGGGGACAGATTGCCATGCTGGCCTTTAGCTAATCTATCGTCATTCAAACAGAGATGTGGTTCTGAAGCATACAGTAAG TTAGAGGTTATTGGCATTGACGAAGCTCAGTTTTTTGAGGATCTGTATGATTTCTGTACGGAAGTTGCTGACCATGATGGCAAGATTGTGATAGTTGCTGGATTAGATGGTGACTATCTAAG AAGGAGCTTTGGTTCAGTTCTTGACATAATACCAATTGCTGATACTGTGACCAAACTTAACGCACGATGTGAACTTTGTGGTAAACGTGCTTCTTTCACTTTGAGGAAGACAGAGGAGACGAGAACGGAGCTGATTGCAGGAGCAGAAGTATATATGCCTGTGTGCCGGAAGCACTATGTGAGTGGACAGGTGGTCAAAGAGGCTACTAGAAGTGTTCTGGAGTCTCAGAAAGTTGAATGCAGCTCTATTTTGTAA
- the LOC132058789 gene encoding scarecrow-like protein 13 → MQTSQRPQMSGGVHGMYNQPMQQVEQYYAPYHVFENSCNDNRSSGTQFSFQAQNEQFFTLDSSLATDYVVYNSPPALSVSSNRSPFSSQCSQSYMSDNTCGSPFSGCSVVEDGDLRHVLRELENKLMGPKSDTDDSCSCSFNDVVSKPSSLTRWNRVLDMAPTLNLKELLNACAVAVSDADMSTAEVLMNVLEQRVSVSGEPMERLGAYVLEGLRARLLSSGSIIYKKLKCKEPTSSELLSYMQVIYNMCPYYKFAYVSANVVIREAMTNENRIHIIDFQIAQGSQWMFLLHDLARRPGGPPCVRITGVDDSQSAHARGGGLQLVGERLAEVAESYGVPFEFHGAALSGCEVQLENLRVRHGEALAVNFPFILHHMPDESVSTINHRDRLLRLVKSLSPKIVTLVEQESNTNTAPFLPRFRETLDYYTAMFESIDAARPRDDKQRISAEEHCVARDVVNIIACEGADRVERHELFGKWRLRLMMAGFTPYPLSPSVGETIKDMLKEYSPNYWFVEGEGALYLGWKNRALATSSAWR, encoded by the coding sequence ATGCAAACATCCCAGAGACCCCAAATGTCTGGTGGTGTCCATGGAATGTACAATCAGCCAATGCAGCAAGTTGAGCAATATTACGCCCCTTACCACGTTTTCGAGAACAGTTGCAATGATAATCGCAGCTCAGGGACACAGTTTTCTTTTCAGGCGCAGAACGAACAATTCTTCACTTTGGACTCGTCCCTGGCTACTGACTATGTTGTCTACAATTCACCTCCTGCCTTAAGCGTCTCTTCCAACAGGAGTCCCTTCTCTTCGCAATGTTCACAGTCATACATGTCTGATAACACGTGTGGTTCGCCTTTCAGTGGGTGTTCAGTAGTTGAAGATGGCGACCTGAGACACGTGCTGCGGGAGCTGGAGAATAAGTTAATGGGGCCCAAATCCGATACTGACGACAGCTGCAGTTGCTCCTTCAACGATGTGGTCTCGAAACCCTCTTCCTTGACAAGGTGGAACCGAGTGTTGGACATGGCCCCCACCTTGAACTTAAAAGAGTTACTCAATGCCTGTGCTGTAGCAGTGTCAGATGCTGATATGTCAACTGCTGAAGTTCTTATGAACGTTTTAGAGCAACGGGTGTCGGTCTCTGGGGAACCTATGGAACGGTTGGGTGCGTACGTGTTGGAAGGGCTAAGAGCACGACTACTTTCGTCAGGAAGCATCATATACAAAAAATTGAAGTGCAAAGAACCAACTAGCTCGGAATTATTGTCTTACATGCAAGTCATCTATAACATGTGCCCATATTACAAATTCGCTTATGTGTCCGCAAATGTCGTCATAAGGGAAGCCATGACGAACGAGAACAGAATCCACATCATTGATTTTCAGATTGCACAGGGAAGTCAGTGGATGTTCCTCCTCCATGATCTTGCTCGTCGGCCTGGTGGGCCCCCATGTGTTCGAATCACAGGTGTTGATGATTCCCAATCAGCTCATGCACGAGGCGGAGGACTTCAGCTAGTAGGCGAAAGGTTAGCGGAAGTTGCTGAGTCATATGGAGTGCCTTTCGAATTCCATGGTGCTGCACTATCAGGCTGTGAGGTCCAACTAGAGAATCTTCGGGTTAGACACGGAGAAGCACTCGCAGTAAATTTCCCTTTCATACTACACCATATGCCGGACGAGAGCGTAAGCACCATCAACCATCGAGACCGCTTATTAAGACTAGTTAAGAGTCTGTCTCCCAAAATTGTGACCTTAGTTGAACAAGAATCGAACACCAACACCGCCCCTTTCCTTCCAAGGTTCCGTGAAACTCTTGATTACTATACAGCAATGTTCGAGTCAATTGATGCAGCTCGTCCTAGGGATGATAAGCAGAGGATCAGTGCAGAGGAACATTGTGTGGCACGGGACGTCGTCAACATAATAGCATGTGAGGGCGCTGACAGAGTGGAAAGACACGAACTTTTCGGTAAGTGGAGGTTGAGACTTATGATGGCTGGATTTACTCCATACCCGTTGAGTCCATCGGTTGGTGAGACCATCAAGGACATGTTGAAGGAGTACAGCCCAAATTATTGGTTTGTAGAAGGCGAAGGGGCACTATATCTTGGATGGAAAAATAGAGCTTTAGCAACTTCTTCTGCCTGGAGATGA
- the LOC132060517 gene encoding putative pumilio homolog 16: protein MLIKSFKKKPLAKYCSEIVSLKLVELMTHRTGRYVVEQCFHVFNEKQNEVLYRGIISCFKELATNESGCASLNVCINCITNPLKRELLEKIANQSGYLANDPWGNFVVQHVLELGDEEISSKVFSQLEKQYLTLAFKKGGSHVVEKCIESSKSGMISVVDVLLTDDKALVQLAKDPFGNYVIQKALKSTKEYGEETRHQALAGVLMAHSSFLVHNKPGKHVIFIIKSLNPVFQRAWNS from the exons ATGCTAATTAAAAGCTTCAAAAAGAAACCTTTGGCCAAGTATTGCTCAGAAATTGTGTCTTTGAAGTTAGTTGAACTGATGACTCATCGAACAGGACGATACGTTGTTGAACAGTGTTTCCATGTCTTCAATGAGAAGCAGAATGAG GTTTTGTACCGTGGGATTATTAGTTGTTTCAAAGAATTGGCTACAAATGAAAGTGGATGTGCATCTTTGAATGTTTGCATCAATTGTATCACCAACCCTCTCAAAAGGGAGCTACTTGAAAAAATTGCAAACCAGTCAGGTTACCTTGCCAATGATCCTTGGGG GAACTTTGTTGTGCAGCATGTTCTTGAACTTGGGGACGAAGAGATTTCAAGTAAAGTATTCAGCCAACTTGAGAAGCAGTACTTAACACTAGCCTTCAAAAAAGGTGGTAGCCATGTTGTTGAGAAATGCATAGAGTCATCAAAATCTGGAATGATTTCAGTGGTTGATGTTCTTCTAACTGATGATAAAGCACTAGTTCAACTTGCCAAAGATCCCTTCGGCAATTATGTGATTCAGAAAGCATTGAAATCCACAAAG GAGTATGGAGAGGAAACGCGACATCAAGCTCTAGCCGGAGTTCTAATGGCACATAGTTCGTTTCTTGTACACAACAAACCTGGGAAACATGTGATCTTCATTATCAAAAGTCTAAATCCAGTTTTTCAGAGAGCCTGGAATTCATAA